From a region of the Castor canadensis chromosome 7, mCasCan1.hap1v2, whole genome shotgun sequence genome:
- the Ddost gene encoding dolichyl-diphosphooligosaccharide--protein glycosyltransferase 48 kDa subunit, producing MEPCTVARAWSHLGLLLLLSLLGSVCASGPRTLVLLDNLNLRETHSLFFRSLKDRGFELTFKTADDPSLSLIKYGEFLYDNLIIFSPSVEDFGGNINVETISAFIDGGGSVLVAASSDIGDPLRELGSECGIEFDEERTAVIDHHNYDVSDLGQHTLIVADTENLLKAPTIVGKASLNPILFRGVGMVADPDNPLVLDILTGSSTSYSFFPDKPITQYPHAVGKNTLLIAGLQARNNARVIFSGSLDFFSDAFFNSAVQKATPGAQRFSQTGNYELAVALSRWVFKEEGVLRVGPVSHHRVGETAPPNAYTVSDLVEYSIVIEQLSNGKWVPFDGDDIQLEFVRIDPFVRTFLKRKGGKYSVQFKLPDVYGVFQFKVDYNRLGYTHLYSSTQVSVRPLQHTQYERFIPSAYPYYASAFSMMAGLFIFSIVFLHMKEKEKSD from the exons ATGGAGCCCTGCACCGTGGCCCGTGCTTGGTCCCACTtagggctgctgctgctgttgtccTTACTGGGCTCGGTCTGCGCGAGCGGTCCCCGCACCCTAGTGTTGCTGGACAACCTCAACCTGCGGGAGACGCACTCGCTTTTCTTCCGGAGCCTGAAGG ACCGGGGCTTTGAGCTCACGTTCAAGACCGCCGATGACCCTAGCCTGTCTCTCATTAAGTACGGGGAGTTCCTCTATGACAATCTTATCATCTTCTCTCCCTCGGTAGAAG ATTTTGGAGGCAACATCAACGTGGAGACCATCAGTGCCTTCATTGATGGTGGAGGCAGTGTCCTGGTTGCTGCCAGCTCCGACATTG GTGACCCTCTCCGGGAGCTGGGCAGTGAGTGTGGGATCGAGTTTGATGAAGAGAGAACGGCTGTCATTGACCATCACAACTATGATGTCTCAGACCTTGGCCAG CATACGCTCATCGTGGCTGACACTGAGAACCTGCTGAAGGCCCCAACCATTGTTGGGAAGGCATCTCTAAACCCCATCCTCTTCCGAGGAGTTGG GATGGTGGCTGATCCTGACAATCCCTTGGTTCTGGACATCCTGACTGGCTCTTCCACCTCTTACTCCTTCTTCCCAGATAAACCCATCACCCAG TACCCCCATGCGGTGGGAAAGAACACCCTCCTCATTGCTGGACTCCAGGCTAGGAACAATGCCCGGGTCATCTTCAGCGGCTCCCTGGATTTCTTCAGCGAtgctttcttcaactcagctgtgcaGAAGGCCACACCTGGTGCCCAGAG GTTTTCCCAGACAGGCAACTACGAGCTAGCTGTGGCCCTGTCCCGCTGGGTGTTCAAGGAAGAGGGCGTCCTTCGTGTGGGGCCTGTGTCCCATCACCGGGTGGGCGAGACAGCCCCACCCAATGCCTATACTGTCAGTGACCTGGTG GAGTACAGCATCGTGATTGAGCAGCTCTCCAATGGCAAGTGGGTCCCCTTTGATGGTGATGACATTCAGCTGGAGTTTGTCCGCATTGATCCTTTTGTGAGGACATTTTTGAAGAGGAAAG GTGGCAAATACAGTGTCCAGTTCAAATTGCCTGATGTGTACGGTGTGTTCCAGTTTAAAGTAGATTACAACCGGCTTGGCTACACCCACCTGTACTCTTCCACTCAG GTGTCAGTGAGGCCACTCCAGCACACACAGTACGAGCGCTTCATCCCCTCGGCCTATCCCTACTATGCCAGCGCCTTCTCCATGATGGCAGGGCTCTTCATCTTCAGCATCGTCTTCTTACAcatgaaggagaaggagaagtcTGACTAA